In the genome of Chloroflexota bacterium, the window CGTCCGGGGCCACGTCGAGGTGGGGAGCGGGAAGTTCGTCGCCCAGAGGATGCGATCGTATCCGTAGTGGGCCGCGTACGGGGCCACCTCGTCGAACCACGACGTGAAGAAGCACTGTCGCTTGAACATCTCGGACGGCTTCATCTCGTATCCCTCGCGCGGCAGGCCGTCGTGCTCGAACTGGTGGTCCGCCCACTCCATGTACAGCATGCCCCAGCTCAGGGCGCTCTCACCGAGAACGACCCGAAGGCGCGGATGGCGAATCAGCGTCCGGGAGAATGAGAAGTGCGTGATCATGTACACGCTGGACACCGGTCGAGTGGCCGCATCGAGGGCATCCGCGAGGGCCGGAGAGAGCCCGTCTCGGGACATGTATTGAAGCCGTTTCGACGCTCCGGCATGGAGGCAGAGGGGGACGTCCAGCTCCTCGCAGGCCGACCAGATGGGGTCGTATTCAGGGCCGTTGATGTGGGGCACGTCCCGGAGATGCATCGGCACGCCCGGATAGATGACCCCTCGATGCCCGCGCGCGACGGCCCGATGGATCTCCTTGACCGCGGCCTCGGCTGGCCACAGCGGCACGACACACTGGGGCACGAAGCGGTCGCTGGCGGCCGCCCACTCGTCGATGAGCCAATCGTTGTACGCCTGGACGCACGCTAGCTCCAGATCCGGGTCGGTGATCCGACCGAACGTCTCGCCTGCGCAGCCGGCGACGGTCGGGTACAGCACAGAGT includes:
- a CDS encoding amidohydrolase family protein produces the protein MQLKYGLVSVDDHVLETPTVWSDRLSKAKWGERIPHLEEAEDGSQRWVVDGAVVMDGAVAQAGALIPDRAREPRRWEHVPSAAYDPSDRLKAMDSDGVDYSVLYPTVAGCAGETFGRITDPDLELACVQAYNDWLIDEWAAASDRFVPQCVVPLWPAEAAVKEIHRAVARGHRGVIYPGVPMHLRDVPHINGPEYDPIWSACEELDVPLCLHAGASKRLQYMSRDGLSPALADALDAATRPVSSVYMITHFSFSRTLIRHPRLRVVLGESALSWGMLYMEWADHQFEHDGLPREGYEMKPSEMFKRQCFFTSWFDEVAPYAAHYGYDRILWATNFPLPTSTWPRTRETLSRCMDGAGPRERDQVLWGNAAALYKL